A window of Auraticoccus monumenti contains these coding sequences:
- a CDS encoding DUF2254 domain-containing protein, whose translation MRTLRHRALGAVDSFWFLPALLVAAALVLAELVVTLDRSFSRELSDLPFISGMGASGSRDLLAAVGGSMLGVAATAFSITISVIATASSTYGPRLVRNFMADRGNQVVLGVFGATFIYTLMVLRTVRAEEGDTFVPHLAVTLAIGLAVVDVAVLVYFIHHIADSIQVPTLVSQVLGDLQRCSVGEDPRPSRQVEQLPGGAPTTTVRAEHHGFLRHVDRASLVTMAERRDALVQLLPAVGDHVIAGDALAHVWARGDGEEVQDLEQGVRRHLTFGPSRTPDQDLRYAARQLVEMAVRALSPSTNDPYTATNAVLELGTGLAPRLASEDVANGYEQGGELRLVDSPVPAVELVRGVFDQLRPHAASSPEMVLALLDLKRVLATGTERGDVLAELHRQEAVLRRAFAATGPDPYDRERVEQHRTR comes from the coding sequence GTGCGTACCCTCCGTCACCGCGCCCTCGGCGCCGTCGACTCCTTCTGGTTCCTGCCCGCCCTGCTGGTGGCCGCCGCCCTGGTGCTGGCCGAGCTGGTGGTCACCCTGGACCGCTCCTTCAGCCGCGAGCTGTCGGACCTGCCCTTCATCAGCGGGATGGGGGCGTCGGGCAGCCGTGACCTGCTGGCGGCCGTCGGCGGCTCGATGCTCGGCGTCGCCGCCACCGCCTTCTCCATCACCATCTCGGTGATCGCCACCGCCAGCTCCACCTACGGGCCGCGCCTGGTGCGCAACTTCATGGCCGACCGGGGCAACCAGGTGGTCCTGGGCGTCTTCGGGGCCACCTTCATCTACACCCTGATGGTGCTGCGGACGGTGCGCGCCGAGGAGGGCGACACCTTCGTGCCGCACCTCGCCGTCACGCTGGCCATCGGGCTGGCCGTGGTGGACGTGGCCGTGCTCGTCTACTTCATCCACCACATCGCCGACTCGATCCAGGTGCCGACCCTGGTCTCGCAGGTGCTGGGCGACCTGCAGCGGTGCTCGGTGGGGGAGGACCCGCGACCCAGCCGCCAGGTCGAGCAGCTGCCCGGGGGCGCCCCGACGACCACCGTCCGGGCCGAGCACCACGGGTTCCTGCGCCACGTCGACCGCGCCTCGCTCGTGACCATGGCCGAGCGCCGGGACGCGCTCGTCCAGCTGCTGCCCGCCGTGGGGGACCACGTGATCGCCGGCGACGCGCTCGCCCACGTCTGGGCGCGGGGTGACGGGGAGGAGGTGCAGGACCTCGAGCAGGGCGTCCGGCGCCACCTGACCTTCGGCCCCTCCCGCACCCCCGACCAGGACCTCCGCTACGCCGCCCGGCAGCTGGTCGAGATGGCGGTCCGGGCGCTGTCCCCGAGCACCAACGACCCCTACACCGCCACCAACGCCGTCCTCGAGCTGGGCACCGGCCTGGCGCCCCGGCTGGCGTCCGAGGACGTGGCCAACGGCTACGAGCAGGGCGGCGAGCTGCGGCTGGTCGACTCCCCGGTACCGGCGGTGGAGCTCGTCCGCGGCGTGTTCGACCAGCTCCGCCCGCACGCGGCCAGCTCGCCGGAGATGGTGCTCGCGCTGCTGGACCTGAAGCGGGTGCTGGCCACGGGCACCGAGCGGGGTGACGTCCTGGCCGAGCTGCACCGGCAGGAGGCGGTGCTGCGCCGGGCCTTCGCCGCGACCGGTCCCGACCCCTACGACCGGGAGCGGGTGGAGCAGCACCGCACCCGCTGA
- a CDS encoding glycosyltransferase, with the protein MTTRLEQSRATRRRRSPQRLPSRTLPTVSVVIPAYDEEAVIERCVLAAVHQTVLPAEVLVVDNRSTDRTAEVVRRLAAEHPWAPIRLVHQDVLQGLVPTRNAGFAAATGDVLGRIDADTVVAPDWVQRVAERMSDPGTAALTGPVSYYDVPLRLAHRLSDHPVRRALHGLGTQYPFLYGSNMAIRASAWRTIEPTACLDPDDLLHEDIDLAIHLYQAGLRVTYAPMVRAGVSLRRLYTPPASYWDYTHRFERTYAQHDVSHWHLRVPPRVLRGIYWPARIGRTLLVGTPEPGEAAA; encoded by the coding sequence ATGACCACCAGGCTCGAGCAGAGCCGCGCGACGAGGCGCCGACGGTCACCTCAGCGCCTCCCCTCGCGGACCCTCCCGACCGTCTCCGTCGTCATCCCGGCCTACGACGAGGAGGCCGTGATCGAGCGGTGCGTGCTGGCCGCGGTCCACCAGACGGTGCTCCCGGCCGAGGTGCTGGTGGTGGACAACCGCTCCACCGACCGGACCGCCGAGGTCGTCCGCCGGCTGGCCGCCGAGCACCCGTGGGCACCGATCCGGCTGGTGCACCAGGACGTCCTGCAGGGGCTGGTCCCCACCCGCAACGCCGGCTTCGCCGCCGCGACCGGTGACGTGCTGGGGCGGATCGACGCCGACACCGTGGTCGCCCCGGACTGGGTGCAGCGGGTGGCCGAGCGGATGAGCGACCCCGGCACCGCGGCGCTGACCGGACCGGTCAGCTACTACGACGTCCCGCTCCGCCTGGCCCACCGGCTGTCGGACCACCCGGTCCGCCGGGCCCTGCACGGGCTGGGCACGCAGTACCCCTTCCTCTACGGCAGCAACATGGCCATCCGGGCCAGCGCCTGGCGCACCATCGAGCCGACCGCCTGCCTCGACCCCGACGACCTCCTGCACGAGGACATCGACCTCGCCATCCACCTCTACCAGGCCGGCCTCCGGGTGACCTACGCCCCGATGGTGCGGGCCGGCGTCTCGCTCCGCCGCCTGTACACCCCCCCGGCCTCCTACTGGGACTACACCCACCGCTTCGAGCGGACCTACGCCCAGCACGACGTCAGCCACTGGCACCTGCGGGTCCCGCCGCGGGTGCTGCGGGGCATCTACTGGCCGGCCCGGATCGGACGCACCCTGCTGGTCGGCACGCCCGAACCGGGCGAGGCCGCCGCCTGA
- a CDS encoding MerR family transcriptional regulator, producing the protein MRIGEVATAAGVSTRALRYYEEQGLLHSVRSPSGQRHYADSAVDRVQWIQALYAAGLGSRAIVGFLPCIETGVPTPAMLDRLATERDRIDAQVRELSATRDRLDAVIDAARGMAEDSSRACSSVAAG; encoded by the coding sequence GTGCGGATCGGCGAGGTCGCGACGGCGGCGGGAGTGAGCACCAGGGCGCTGCGCTACTACGAGGAGCAGGGGCTGCTGCACTCGGTGCGGAGCCCGAGCGGGCAGCGCCACTACGCCGACTCCGCGGTCGACCGGGTGCAGTGGATCCAGGCGCTGTACGCCGCCGGGCTCGGCAGCCGGGCCATCGTGGGGTTCCTGCCCTGCATCGAGACCGGGGTCCCCACCCCTGCCATGCTCGACCGGCTCGCCACCGAGCGGGACCGGATCGACGCGCAGGTGCGGGAGCTGAGCGCCACCCGGGACCGGCTGGACGCCGTCATCGACGCCGCCCGCGGCATGGCCGAGGACTCCAGCCGGGCCTGCAGCTCCGTCGCCGCCGGCTGA
- a CDS encoding SDR family NAD(P)-dependent oxidoreductase, whose product MSTDRIALVTGANQGMGRHVARELAADGVTVFLGSRDLARGQAAAAEIGASTTALQLDVTDPASIATAAARIGEEAGRLDLLVNNAAISSTRTGVDLAALRAGSRASTVSLEEVRAVWEVNVFGPLAVYQAVLPLLRLSSDARVVNVTSGLGSLTTVAEPTSGYRSVFEPAYAASKAALNAVTLAMMVELEGTDIKVNLVSPGFASTALVNFEGTESVEDAAREVVRVARLGPDGPTGTFTLWEGVDVPW is encoded by the coding sequence ATGTCCACCGACCGCATCGCCCTCGTGACCGGGGCCAACCAGGGCATGGGCAGGCACGTGGCCCGGGAGCTGGCCGCCGACGGCGTCACCGTCTTCCTCGGGTCCCGCGACCTGGCCCGCGGGCAGGCCGCAGCCGCCGAGATCGGCGCCAGCACCACCGCCCTCCAGCTCGACGTGACCGACCCTGCCTCGATCGCCACCGCCGCCGCACGGATCGGCGAGGAGGCCGGGCGTCTGGACCTCCTGGTCAACAACGCCGCCATCTCCTCCACCCGCACCGGTGTCGACCTCGCCGCCCTGCGGGCCGGGTCCCGGGCGAGCACGGTCTCCCTCGAGGAGGTGCGCGCCGTCTGGGAGGTCAACGTCTTCGGCCCGCTGGCGGTCTACCAGGCGGTGCTGCCGCTGCTGCGCCTCTCCTCCGACGCGCGTGTGGTGAACGTGACGAGCGGACTCGGTTCGCTGACGACGGTCGCCGAACCGACCTCGGGGTACCGCTCGGTCTTCGAGCCCGCCTACGCCGCGTCGAAGGCGGCGCTCAACGCCGTCACGCTGGCCATGATGGTCGAGCTCGAGGGGACCGACATCAAGGTCAACCTGGTCTCACCGGGCTTCGCCAGCACGGCACTGGTCAACTTCGAGGGGACCGAGTCGGTGGAGGACGCCGCCCGCGAGGTGGTGCGCGTGGCCCGGCTGGGACCGGACGGGCCGACCGGCACCTTCACGCTCTGGGAGGGCGTGGACGTCCCCTGGTGA
- a CDS encoding helix-turn-helix transcriptional regulator, whose protein sequence is MPTGIRTDLGRYLRARRGTMPAPACPAGGRTSRRQVPGLRRQELAVSAGISVEYYTRLEQGRAPRPSREVLTALAGTLGLTPAERDHLFRLAGELPPEPLAPDSELRPGLRRLLDGLDHSLPVTVHDGRLDVVARNGAATELLGPLPGAGRYRRNIVHQGFTDAARQALGNEGADRYAAWAAAELRSAMGRYPEDAQLRSMQAELSTTSVSFRVHWARGQVATERSGVKHLRHPTRGWLSYQSEMLHDPERDHWVVIYAPVG, encoded by the coding sequence GTGCCGACCGGAATCAGGACCGACCTGGGGAGGTACCTGCGCGCCCGGCGGGGGACGATGCCGGCGCCCGCGTGCCCGGCCGGTGGCCGGACGTCGCGCCGGCAGGTGCCGGGGCTGCGACGCCAGGAGCTGGCTGTGTCGGCGGGTATCTCGGTGGAGTACTACACCCGTCTCGAGCAGGGGCGGGCTCCCCGGCCGTCGCGGGAGGTGCTGACCGCGCTGGCCGGGACGCTGGGTCTCACCCCGGCGGAGCGGGACCACCTGTTCCGGCTCGCCGGCGAGCTGCCACCCGAACCGCTCGCCCCGGACAGCGAGCTCCGCCCGGGGCTCCGCCGGCTGCTGGACGGACTCGACCACAGCCTGCCGGTGACCGTCCACGACGGCCGCCTCGACGTGGTGGCGCGCAACGGTGCAGCCACCGAGCTCCTCGGACCGCTCCCCGGTGCCGGCCGGTACCGGCGCAACATCGTGCACCAGGGGTTCACCGACGCGGCGCGTCAGGCCCTGGGGAACGAGGGAGCCGACCGCTACGCGGCGTGGGCGGCGGCCGAGCTGCGCTCGGCGATGGGTCGGTACCCCGAGGACGCGCAGCTCAGGTCGATGCAGGCGGAGCTGTCCACGACCAGCGTGAGCTTCCGGGTGCACTGGGCGCGCGGCCAGGTCGCGACGGAGCGGTCCGGCGTGAAGCACCTGCGCCACCCGACCCGGGGCTGGCTCTCGTACCAGAGCGAGATGCTGCACGACCCCGAGCGGGACCACTGGGTCGTGATCTACGCCCCCGTCGGGTGA
- a CDS encoding MFS transporter, which produces MTTTSTPTAPPSAPHTASWAGVVSLSLGIFAIVMSEFLPASLLPRIAEDLAVSVGAAGQSVTMTALVAAPSALLIAVVLPRADRRHVMMGLTALAVLSNVAVALSPNLFTLLAARLLLGIALGGFWAMATAMAAHLVPSDHLGRALTVVNSGVSVATVAAVPLGSWLGEVWGWRGVFLLAAGVAVLALVVQALTLPRVAPTAAHGVRALGAVLRNRVAAVGLVAVLLVFTGHFGGFTYIRTAVESLSDLGAGGLAVLLLVFGVAGLVGTLVSGPLADRAPRLGVLLFPSVLGVGMLLLQTTGSSTTGLFLAAAVWGLGFGGVPTAVLSWGARTEPNRLEQIGGLIVAVCNVGIAVGAVVGGLVVDRVAASGPLVVGGVTAVLGAALLAALRTRR; this is translated from the coding sequence GTGACCACCACCTCGACGCCCACCGCCCCACCGAGCGCGCCGCACACGGCCTCGTGGGCCGGTGTCGTCTCGCTCAGCCTGGGGATCTTCGCGATCGTCATGTCGGAGTTCCTGCCCGCGAGCCTGCTGCCGCGGATCGCCGAGGACCTGGCCGTCTCCGTCGGCGCCGCGGGTCAGAGCGTCACCATGACGGCCCTCGTCGCGGCGCCCTCGGCCCTGCTCATCGCCGTGGTCCTGCCCCGGGCGGACCGGCGTCACGTGATGATGGGGCTCACCGCGCTGGCCGTCCTGTCCAACGTGGCCGTCGCCCTCTCTCCGAACCTCTTCACCCTCCTGGCCGCCCGCCTGCTCCTGGGCATCGCGCTGGGCGGGTTCTGGGCCATGGCCACCGCGATGGCCGCGCACCTGGTGCCGTCGGACCACCTCGGGCGCGCGCTCACCGTCGTCAACAGCGGGGTCTCCGTCGCCACCGTCGCCGCCGTGCCGCTCGGGTCCTGGCTCGGTGAGGTCTGGGGCTGGCGTGGTGTCTTCCTGCTCGCGGCCGGCGTGGCCGTGCTGGCGCTGGTGGTGCAGGCCCTGACGCTGCCGCGGGTCGCACCGACCGCCGCGCACGGGGTCCGGGCGCTCGGGGCGGTGCTGCGCAACCGCGTCGCGGCGGTCGGGCTGGTCGCGGTGCTGCTGGTCTTCACCGGCCACTTCGGCGGGTTCACCTACATCCGGACCGCCGTGGAGAGCCTGTCCGACCTCGGCGCCGGCGGCCTCGCCGTGCTGCTGCTCGTCTTCGGGGTCGCCGGCCTCGTCGGCACGCTGGTCAGCGGCCCGCTGGCCGACCGGGCACCACGGCTGGGCGTCCTGCTCTTCCCCTCGGTGCTCGGCGTGGGCATGCTCCTGCTGCAGACCACCGGCAGCTCGACCACCGGGCTCTTCCTGGCCGCGGCCGTGTGGGGCCTGGGCTTCGGCGGCGTGCCCACGGCCGTGCTCAGCTGGGGCGCCCGGACCGAGCCGAACCGGCTCGAGCAGATCGGCGGGCTGATCGTGGCCGTCTGCAACGTCGGGATCGCCGTCGGGGCCGTGGTGGGCGGGCTGGTCGTCGACCGGGTCGCCGCCAGCGGACCCCTGGTCGTCGGCGGCGTCACGGCCGTCCTCGGCGCCGCCCTGCTGGCCGCTCTGCGCACCCGGCGCTGA
- a CDS encoding sugar porter family MFS transporter, with amino-acid sequence MAAPTTRDDVQGSARLTGSIVVVALVSAISGLLYGYDTGIISGALLQITDEFGIGDGMKQVIAASILLGAVIGALTCSRLSESQGRRKTLLLVAVVFVVGALWAALAPNPTMLVLGRLVLGFAVGGATQTAPIYVAELSPTKFRGRLVLFFQIAIGVGIVISTIVGATEVIDWRIAVGAASVPAAFMLIMMLRLPESPRWLAKTGDADGARTALERVRPHGLDVGPELDEVREAVRAEEEQSTRGWRGLREAWVRPALVVGCGVAIFTQLSGIEMIIYYSPTILTDNGFSTSVALRVSVALGVTYLVTQLIGLAIIDRVGRRRLTLITLPGAALALIVLGTFFVTGNSGPEMVPWIIATLIVFMAFTAGGIQLMGWLTGSEIYPLATRAAGAAAQSASLWGTNLLITLTLLSIINTIGTGQTFWLYAAFNVIAFVFLWRKMPELTGRSLEQIEGNLRRGEFTPADFARQPTDDSAPTAPR; translated from the coding sequence ATGGCCGCACCCACCACGCGCGACGACGTCCAGGGCAGCGCACGCCTGACCGGCTCGATCGTCGTCGTCGCCCTCGTCTCGGCGATCTCGGGTCTGCTCTACGGCTACGACACCGGCATCATCTCCGGCGCCCTGCTGCAGATCACCGACGAGTTCGGCATCGGCGACGGCATGAAGCAGGTCATCGCAGCCTCGATCCTGCTCGGCGCGGTGATCGGTGCCCTGACCTGCAGCCGGCTCTCGGAGTCCCAGGGTCGTCGCAAGACGCTGCTGCTGGTCGCGGTCGTCTTCGTCGTCGGGGCGCTGTGGGCGGCGCTGGCCCCGAACCCGACGATGCTGGTCCTCGGACGCCTGGTCCTCGGCTTCGCCGTCGGCGGTGCCACCCAGACCGCCCCGATCTACGTCGCCGAGCTGAGCCCGACGAAGTTCCGCGGCCGGCTGGTGCTGTTCTTCCAGATCGCCATCGGCGTCGGCATCGTCATCTCCACGATCGTGGGCGCGACCGAGGTGATCGACTGGCGGATCGCCGTCGGGGCCGCCTCGGTGCCCGCGGCCTTCATGCTGATCATGATGCTGCGGCTGCCGGAGAGCCCGCGCTGGCTGGCCAAGACCGGGGACGCCGACGGTGCGCGCACGGCCCTGGAGCGGGTCCGTCCGCACGGGCTCGACGTCGGACCGGAGCTGGACGAGGTCCGCGAGGCCGTCCGGGCCGAGGAGGAGCAGAGCACGCGGGGCTGGCGAGGACTGCGTGAGGCCTGGGTGCGCCCGGCGCTGGTCGTCGGCTGCGGGGTGGCGATCTTCACCCAGCTGTCCGGCATCGAGATGATCATCTACTACTCCCCGACGATCCTCACCGACAACGGGTTCTCCACCTCGGTCGCGCTACGGGTGTCGGTGGCCCTGGGCGTCACCTACCTGGTCACCCAGCTGATCGGGCTGGCCATCATCGACCGGGTGGGACGTCGCCGCCTGACGCTGATCACCCTGCCGGGGGCGGCGCTGGCCCTGATCGTGCTCGGGACGTTCTTCGTCACCGGCAACTCCGGCCCGGAGATGGTGCCCTGGATCATCGCCACGCTGATCGTGTTCATGGCCTTCACCGCCGGCGGGATCCAGCTGATGGGCTGGCTGACCGGCTCGGAGATCTACCCCCTGGCCACCCGGGCCGCGGGTGCCGCCGCGCAGTCGGCGTCGCTGTGGGGCACGAACCTGCTGATCACGCTCACGCTGCTGAGCATCATCAACACCATCGGCACCGGGCAGACCTTCTGGCTGTACGCCGCGTTCAACGTCATCGCGTTCGTGTTCCTGTGGCGCAAGATGCCGGAGCTGACCGGGCGCAGCCTGGAGCAGATCGAGGGGAACCTGCGGCGGGGCGAGTTCACGCCCGCCGACTTCGCCCGCCAGCCCACCGACGACAGCGCCCCCACCGCCCCTCGGTGA
- a CDS encoding LysR family transcriptional regulator: protein MVSPRVPDLDSLQLLLEIAVTGSLGRAATAHGLSQPAVSARLRTMEALVGVPLVERSPRGSSLTAAGVLVAGWAREVLTAAEMLDAGITSLRADQDQHLRVAASMTVAEHLLPRWLVRLAADRPRTAVSLQAMNSTQVEQAVLADQVDLGFVEGPDVGPGLDDRVVAHDRLVVVVAPTHPWARRRRVDAAELAATRLVQREPTSGTRTALAAALAEHGPLATPLLELSTSTAVRSATAAGAGPAVLSHLAVQDDLDHGRLLEVPIRGADLTRLLRAVWPSDRRTSRPAQELLDIATIAERGDR from the coding sequence ATGGTCTCGCCGCGTGTTCCCGACCTGGACAGCCTCCAGCTCCTGCTGGAGATCGCCGTGACGGGGTCGCTCGGCCGGGCGGCGACCGCCCACGGGCTCAGCCAGCCGGCCGTGTCGGCACGGCTGCGGACCATGGAGGCCCTGGTCGGGGTGCCCCTGGTCGAGCGCAGCCCACGGGGTTCCTCCCTCACCGCGGCGGGGGTCCTGGTGGCGGGGTGGGCCCGGGAGGTGCTGACCGCCGCGGAGATGCTGGACGCCGGGATCACCTCGCTGCGCGCCGACCAGGACCAGCACCTCCGGGTGGCCGCCAGCATGACCGTCGCCGAGCACCTGCTGCCCCGGTGGCTGGTCCGGCTCGCCGCCGACCGACCCCGGACCGCCGTGAGCCTGCAGGCGATGAACTCCACCCAGGTGGAGCAGGCCGTGCTCGCCGACCAGGTCGATCTCGGCTTCGTCGAAGGACCCGACGTCGGTCCCGGGCTCGACGACCGCGTGGTCGCCCACGACCGGCTCGTCGTCGTCGTGGCCCCGACCCACCCCTGGGCACGGCGACGACGCGTGGACGCCGCCGAGCTCGCCGCCACCCGACTCGTCCAGCGCGAACCCACCTCCGGCACCCGCACCGCCCTCGCCGCCGCGCTCGCCGAGCACGGCCCCCTGGCCACGCCGCTGCTGGAGCTGTCGACGTCGACCGCCGTCCGCTCCGCCACGGCGGCCGGCGCCGGCCCCGCCGTGCTCAGTCACCTGGCGGTGCAGGACGACCTGGACCACGGCCGGCTGCTTGAGGTACCCATCAGGGGCGCGGACCTGACCCGGCTGCTCCGTGCCGTCTGGCCCAGCGACCGGCGCACCAGCCGCCCCGCCCAGGAGCTCCTCGACATCGCGACCATCGCCGAGCGAGGCGATCGCTGA
- a CDS encoding YeiH family protein, translated as MTIPTVTKVARSRCRPDCDLAPMSPRHLLGHHQPGQGRTPAVLPGLVAVAAATAVAFGVAHLVPAVHPATVAVVLGALAANLGLHRPVLHAGTHVASHRLLRIAVVLLGLQLGLPQLVDLGLGGLAVVVATVAVTFVGTRLLGRALRVPRARALLVATGFSICGASAVAAMSDVADGDEDDTAVAIALVTLCGSLAIVVLPLLRGPLGLDPADFGRWVGASVHDVGQSVATANQVPGALTTAVVVKLSRVVLLAPLVAGVGLAARRRARQVTSGGPVPGSRRPPVVPLFVVGFLAAIAVASTHLVPSAVLAGAQQVQEVLLTAALVGLGTGIHVSTLRRTGGRALLLGLGSWVLVAGTAYLGVRLLQL; from the coding sequence ATGACCATCCCGACCGTGACGAAGGTGGCGCGGAGCCGCTGTCGTCCTGACTGCGACCTGGCGCCGATGAGTCCGCGCCACCTCCTGGGTCACCACCAGCCGGGTCAGGGCCGGACCCCGGCCGTGCTGCCGGGCCTGGTCGCCGTGGCGGCGGCGACGGCGGTCGCCTTCGGGGTCGCGCACCTGGTGCCGGCGGTCCACCCGGCCACCGTCGCGGTGGTGCTCGGCGCCCTCGCCGCGAACCTCGGGCTGCACCGGCCGGTGCTGCACGCCGGCACCCACGTCGCCTCGCACCGTCTGCTCCGGATCGCGGTGGTCCTCCTCGGTCTGCAGCTGGGGCTGCCGCAGCTCGTCGACCTCGGCCTCGGCGGGCTGGCCGTCGTGGTGGCCACGGTCGCCGTCACCTTCGTCGGCACCCGGCTGCTCGGCCGTGCCCTCCGGGTGCCCCGTGCCCGGGCCCTGCTGGTCGCGACCGGCTTCTCCATCTGCGGTGCCTCGGCCGTCGCGGCCATGTCCGACGTCGCGGACGGTGACGAGGACGACACCGCGGTCGCGATCGCGCTCGTCACCCTGTGCGGCAGCCTCGCCATCGTGGTGCTGCCCCTCCTGCGTGGGCCGCTCGGCCTGGACCCCGCCGACTTCGGCCGCTGGGTCGGCGCCAGCGTCCACGACGTCGGCCAGAGCGTCGCCACCGCCAACCAGGTTCCCGGGGCGCTGACCACCGCCGTGGTGGTCAAGCTCAGCCGCGTCGTCCTCCTCGCGCCCCTGGTGGCCGGCGTCGGGCTCGCGGCCCGCCGCCGTGCCCGCCAGGTGACCTCGGGAGGACCGGTGCCCGGGAGCCGTCGACCCCCGGTGGTGCCGCTGTTCGTCGTCGGCTTCCTCGCCGCCATCGCCGTGGCCAGCACCCACCTGGTGCCCTCCGCGGTCCTCGCCGGCGCCCAGCAGGTGCAGGAGGTGCTGCTGACCGCAGCCCTCGTCGGACTCGGCACCGGCATCCACGTGTCCACCCTCCGCCGCACCGGGGGTCGGGCCCTGCTCCTCGGCCTCGGCTCCTGGGTCCTCGTCGCCGGCACCGCCTACCTCGGCGTCCGCCTCCTCCAGCTCTGA